The Capsicum annuum cultivar UCD-10X-F1 unplaced genomic scaffold, UCD10Xv1.1 ctg3188, whole genome shotgun sequence sequence TGCCTTAAATGATGTGTGCATGAGTACTGATTCAGGGAGATTTTTTTAATGTCCGTATGATGCATGACTCTCATAGTTGTGTTGCATTTCTGAAGTTTTGATGATCTGCAAACTATTCCACAAAGACGGCTAAAAATAGTATCTATGCGACCTGGTCCCATGAActtcttttttaataaaagaatacaCAACATTAATTTTTATTGGTTATTATAATTTTAGGGAATTTTTCAGATTATGTGGGCATCAAAGACTTGACAAAATTGGAGAAGACCAAGAGTACACCAAGTCTTTACAACGATACATTGGGTGGATAAGTTATTCCTCCAATCGGTCCAAACACTCCCCATGTTGCCTTCTACTACACCAAGTCTTTACAACGATACATTGGGTGGAAAAGTTATTCCTCCAATCAGTCCAAACACTCCCCATGTTGCCTTCTACTAAAGTTCTACGTGGccaattcttgtcctacatgGCGTCTGACGTGTATTATGTCACATGAGACGTGCCTTTCCACAGTCATGCATTACAAGCACGACTGGACCATGATGCTTGATTGAGTCAAGAGGGTCTACTTCTAGAGATATTTGGTGAGCTGCTTGGCTAATATGTAACGGCATACTGCTatgttgggtatgttgttgttttgtgaAGACATATTTATGTactctttatcgatgttatgatAAACTCGACTGTTGATGTTATCACTGATTGATTGTCTTATCCACATCTAACTGGTGTCGATAAGCGTCAGATATTCTACTAAAGGGACAAATATACCctcaaactatgataaatggtacgtatatatcaTCCGTCATAGATTAGGTAAACATATGCCGCTCCCGTTaatgaaatggtacgtatatgtccCTCACACTAATGGTAGAAACATGTGTCAAGGAGTGTCAATATgtaatatatacattaaaatgtatatttttaCCTAGCTACTTAATGTATTTTTTCAACAAACATATGGTTCCACCACTGGTCATATCAATTCTAATTTCACCAAGTCTTCCATGTTTCAATTAGAATTGTAAATATGGTTCATAAATTCCCCTAACAGAAAAAGACTTGTGCATGTCAACCAAGTcttgctttattttctttagaaTTGTGTGGTGCAAAAATGGTATGCCATATTCCtctaataaattatattatacGCTGCAAAATTATTTTTACATCATTAAGATAGTTTAGGGAGAAATGTTCGAAATATATCTAAACCTTATCGAAATTAATTTGTTGTAAAACGTCTCTATTTTGCGGGGGCCCTATCACCCTCTAGTTATTTTTTACCGTATTTTGGTGGCATATAATTGCTAGCTAGACCACTGTATGAATACACGCTGCGCGTAAGGGTCTAAAGTGATCCAGTTAAGAAAATATATCCAAAGAAATACGATAAAAAATTATCTAGGGGTATCATAGGACCTCCGTAAAGTTGAGGCATGCTACATTAAATTTCGtcaaaattttgatatatttttcgaACCTTTTTcctagtactccctccgtttcaaaaaaaaaagacctGATTTGACTctgcacggagtttaagaaaataaagaagactttttaatcttgtggttttaaataaaagatactttaatcatgtggtcttaaacatgccacgtggaaagttaaaagtaaaaaattgcTAAAAATGAAAggtgatcatttttttttaaacggattaaaagaaaagtaagtcattctttttgaaatagagaAAGTAGTTGATATAGCTCATCATAACATGTTTATAATCCTTTTATCTCTATTTAGGACAGAATCTATAGACTTTTACATTCTTGTTTATAATCCTTTTATCTCTATCTAGAACAGAATCTATAGACTTTTCCATTCTAGTTACTTTTTGTAGAAGTTaatttagcttatttttataTGGGATGGTAGTATAAAAGGAGCTTTTAATTATGGCTTATAATTTATTTGCAATTTTGACTTGTTTGAGggtatatttttgtgattttttttttaataaaagaatacatAACATTAATTGGTATTCGCTGGCATCATTTTAGAGAATTTTTCTGGTTATGTGTGCCTGAAACACTTGACAAAATTGTAGAAGACCAAAAATACATAAGTCTTTATAAACGTAGATTTGGTGGTAAAATTATTCCTCTAATCAATCCAAACACGCCCTTAAGTTGCCTTCTACTAAAGTTATGTTCACTAGCATAGTCTATAATTGATTCTAGTCACTAATTTTTTAGGTTATATATATGACAACAGGAAAAACTATTTACATTCTCGATCAAAGCTAATACAGTAAGTAAATTATCCTATCATAGTTTAATATGTCGACGATactatttacttttaatttttaggatgttttacatttttttgatactatttacttttaatttttaggatgttttacatttttttaaattctaaataaGTACACAACATGTAGAGAGTGATATTGTCGGCTCTGAGCCCAGGCCCACATGACTTTAAAATGTGTCACTGGAGAGTAAAACTTTCTTATTTATATAACCAACATCCCTTCTGTATTTTGTCAATGTGGGACTTTTCCTAAGTTGGAGTGTTACATTTACATCATTATGTCTTCAACaggtgaagaagaaagatgggacGTTTTTTGGAGACTTGTGCAAGTCAACCAAGTCTTGCTTTATTTTATCTAGGCTAGAATTGTGTGGTGTAAAAATGGTATGTCATGTTTCTCTAATAAGTTAATTTTACTAACTTATATTATACGCTTGAGaattatttttacatgattaagaTAGTTTAGGGAGAAAAGTTTAAAGTATACGTAAAATTTGGCGaaatttgttgtaatatatgttaACTTTGTGGGGGTTCTATCATTCCTTAGATTATTTTTTACCGTATTTCTGTGACTTATATTTGCTAGTTGAATCAGTGCATGAATACACACTGTGCGCATAAGGGTCTAAAGTATAAAAGGGgcttttaattattgtttataaTTTATTTGCAATTTTGACTTGTATGAGGgtatttttttgtgaattttttttaatagaagaaTACATAGCATTAAATACACCAAGTCTTTATAAACATACATTCGATGGCAAAGTTATTCGTATAATCAATCCAAACACTCCCTAAGTTGCCTTCTACTAAAGTTATGTACACTAGCATAGTCTATAATTGATTCTAGTCattaatttttaggttttatatatatatatatatatatatgacaacaTGAAAAACTATTTACATTCTTGATCAAAGATAACAGAGTAAGCAAATCTATTGTAGTTTAATATCTCAACGAGACtatttacttttaatatttaggatgtttttacattttttttctaaattctacaaaagtaaagaacaTGTAGAACATGTTTGGATTGTCTTATTTTaaagggaaaagactcaaatatgtcactgaactatcagaaatggctcatttatgccatccgttaaaagttgggctcattcatgccatcgccgttgcAAAATCAGCCcattcatgccattactttttaacagatgATTTTAAAAAACAGCCTTGCcacgtggcagcttattagagggtcacatcatttttaaaatttaaaatttttttttgatccattaaaaataattcacgcaactttttgatccattgaaaattagtttgatctatgcttttaaaatttgattaatttttcatgaatatattcttaaaacattctcgttcgattcgtttttttgtcatttttgacatattaagattgttttcatattttacctttaatattaattatttttttcttcaaattaatttcaaatacaatagtaaatatcatttaataaatatattataataaaatagctaTTTTAATTGACGGGCGAGTAACTAAAAGGGAACAGAGAGAGTATACATTCCAcgctttttatcacttttttttttttaaagattcacgttaactaaagcttttgtcatttttcagttgaaactgaaaggatatataaacatcaaatattattattatattattaatagttagctTCTCATTTTGCCAATTCTACGTATACTATTTATGTCGGCATGTTATCGCCTTCCTGTTTTtgcaatgataaatgatgatgcataaaGTGTTACGTACAAATGTTGAATGTTGATCAGGGGTGGCTACACTCTTTAGGAGAAAAGGCGTCCACctaagaccccaaaatttgaggggcctatttttgtttagtaataatatattacaaattttatgaaatatattaaatactatttatagaaaaataaaaattttatataaaaattaaaacgtAAGGCCTCCGTTTGATTTTTTCCTTAGGCAATAAATTTACTTGAGCCGCCCCTGATGCTGATGATGCCATTTtatacttaataaaaaaataaaaagataaaaagttacttacattcggctgacaaaatatttcatgtatgctaagacatactatatgcttaattagaatagtgtttggttataaattttagtggtagatttaaaaaaaaaaattctttaaataattgtttgatcatgaaaaattaatcaaattttaaaagtatagataaaattaatttttaatggatcaaaaaattgggtggatactttttaatggatcaaaaaaaattttaaaaataaaattaattttttttaaataaaaaataaaataaaaaatggtgtgaccctctaataagctgccacgtgGCAAGGCTATTTTTTAAAATcggctgttaaaaagtaatggcatggatgagccagttttgtaacggcgatggcatgaatgagcccaacttttaatagatgacataaatgagtcatttctgatagttcagtggcatatttgggtcttttccctcttttaaatgtttttaaatcaaaatagcttttaaacacattattttgtgaaattttcGTAAGTTTCGTATTTTCTAGACATGTTCTATCtcttttgttttaaatgtatttttagttagtttaaaaTGTATGATTCTCTTGTTATTTCAACATTATATTTTTCTCTACCTGTTTTTCAAATGgcatagttattattatttcacCATTATCGATCTATGATGTCTACTGGTTAATCTGAAATGTTATACTCCTATAATTTACTTTTCAATCCAAATTATAATATGGTGCGAAAATTCCCCTAATCAGTCGAAGACTTTTGCCAGTCAAGTAGTCAACCAAGTTTGCCTTTATTTTCTCCAGAATTGTGTGGTGCAAAAATGGTATGTCATGTTCCTCTACTAAGTTAATTTTATCAACTTATACTATTcgtttaagaaatatttttacataataagcgtaattttatttagttgatcATAACATTGTTCATAATCCTTTTATCTCTAAGCTAGTACAGAATTCAGGGACATTTACAATCaagtttttttttacaaataatttagcatatttatatgGGATGGTAATAAAAGGAGTTTGTTTGAGTCATGGCTGAACTTACTTTTAATTATTgtttaggcataatacataaacatgttcTTTAATTTGACCTCAAACTGCATttatgacctaaaaatttggctGTGCATAAGTatacacttaaacttgtataacaTTGAACAAGTAAACATATACGTTCTATGTGGCACAATACATGTAGGAAGAATCAGCCACATAGGATTTATGTGTTtgcttgttcaactttatacaagtttaagtgtctacttgtgcatacctaaagttggaggtcatagatgtgacTTGAAGACAAGTTAAATGATATGTTTATGTATTATAACTATTCTCtttatattttacatgaaattttaAGCGTAGTTTCATATGAActttcttttaataaaagaatatatatatataatataaaaaaaaaattattggttgTTATCATTTTAGGGAATTTTCGTGGTTATGTGGCCCCAAAGACTTTATAAAATTGTAAAAGATAATAAATGCACCAAGCCTTGCAACTGTAAATGTGGTGTCAAATTTATTCCGCTAATCAGTCCAAAAGACTTTCAAGTTGCCTTCTACAAAAGTTATGTATATTAACTATATAGAGAATTTTATGTGAtagtataattaattaattctattttctttttaggtaatataaaactctatcaattttatttttataaaaaattaaaggcataatgcataaataagacctttaacttgacaccaaattataactataCCCTTTAATTTTTTCAGTGTACAAGTAAGCCCAATAACTATAATAAAGCTGAACAAAAAAACACTCTAATTCTGTAACTTACATGCGTGAAACTCAATCGCTCCTGCGTGGATTAGTAATCCACTTAGATGCTGCCACCTAATGAAAAAGACacattataactatgacctttaactttgccagtgcacaagtaggccttttaactatacaaaagctgaacCAAAAAATACTTCAATTCTAACTTTGAAGCAGTGATTTTGAGTGTACACAAgcattttgccacgtaggattgaaGTGTTTTACTTGTTcaacttttgtatagttaaagggcctagtTGTGCACTGATTAAGTTAAAGATTATGATTATAATTTGGGGTCAAGTTAAAGctcttatttatgtattatgctaaAATTCAAATATTGGGATTAAACCTATTGAGTTGGTCGGCTCTTGTGGTGCGTTTAGTAGCACTTTCATCAAAATAGAACTACTTCCATAGataaaatggattttttttactaaattcatgattaaaataaattctaggcattaaaaataaattcacgattaaaataaaaatatataatgtaattgaatttttaacaaaagaaaaataaaaaataaaaaaaatctgcaTTTGTGCGTAGAGTTTGTGCCAAAATGTACCTTTTGAATGTGACATCATGACTACAATTAAATCTAGACAGACTCAAGATAAAATCACTAAAGCAAGAGTGTGTGGAATGtaatttatggatttttttttcctatttttattatgAGTCATTATCCTAGTTTTAACAAACTTATTtttccataaaaaatatttttaaaattttttaaccaATAGAACATGAGaaacttttaaaactaattatCCGAACAATAATTCTTAGATGACTAGATGCTACAAATTGTTAGAGCTGTCAATACGAGTCGGTTCAGCCCATCTGGGCAGCCCATACAATCTTTGAGTTTAACGGGCTAGGTCGGACTggcccatcaaaatgatgggccaAAAAATACCAAGTCCACACCATTACTCTATGGGTTGCGGGCCTCACAGGCCAGCccagttttttaaaaataatattagaatgttaataaacataaatattatcaaataatattacatagtgttaatacttgttaattaagtctccaacaccccaaaaaatacctataatagcgaaattaaatttattttgacatgatatccttcgaacaaaataaaaataccaataaACAATCAAcatagttgcatgtatttgacttacggaCCGGCCCACGGGCTATCCCAACCTACATTGCTGAAGCCCCACGGGCCACGGGCTTATTCGTTCCGGCCTAAAAAGCTATGTTCTTAAATGGACGGCAAAAACTAAAGACCAACTCCATCAAATTATAGGTCGGGTCGGATTGACCCAACGGGCCTGACCCATATTGACGCTCTACAAATTGTCTTCTAAATATGTTAGGCCTTGGCAACAAATTTGTGCAATTAATGGCAACTTGTCTAAGTTGTCATTATTTTGAATCTTATGACTAATTTAACCTTAACTTTCTAATGAATATTCTTCTCCCACATTTTATTTTCAAACTAGGTACCCTCTCATCTCTAATCCGAATTTCTATCGCATAAGACCCATTAAACGAGAAGCACTTTCTACcaagattattttaaaattcaaggtgCAAAACCAAGATCTTTGATTATAGGGAGAAGAATCATGTTCATCCACAACGACCCTTAACGCTAAGTTTTACTTCCTTTCagagatatttttataaatttttattcttaaatagtACACAAAATTTCTTTTATTGGCTCATGTCATTTGACTCTTCGGTTACTTGGTAGTTGGTTCCCTGAGTTATATGGTCTAGGCAAGCAAAATACTCCTCGCGCCGCGAGAGCCATGTTGGAGACAAGTATATAGCTTAGTTTGTGTTGATGTCAACAATAATAATGGTAGCACAAAATAAATCCTCTAATCCTCtactcgtttttttttttttacaataagattttttatttttttttgtgacaaGAAGATAGAAATGGGCAAAGGATGCATTTTTAGACTTGACTTGCCTTTTCCTCGATCTGTAACAATCTTATTATTGTTCTGTAGATACTGATTACTTATATAGTTATCGTATACGCTAAGCTCAATATGCTAAATTGTGCTAAAGAATTAATGTCTAGCTAATGGAGTTTGACGGTTTAAGAACAAAACGATGCAGTTGGAAAGGAGAAGGAGAAAATTCTTGATGATGAATTATGTATGAATCTTGAActgaatttgaaaaatgatttttactttttatcgcACTGAATTAATTTCGCACAGACTCTGATTACTAATAATGTTCCTCGCAGCACTAGTGCTAAATGGTCCATCTTTCACAACATAATTGGTATATTTCTAATTAGCACTATTGGGACTGCATGTATTGTCGCTCACACCGTAACCTGTACCAAGAGCGCTCGGATAGCTTTCAAAAGCAAACTGTGAGACATTACTCGAACAAAAGGTGGCAAGTCAACCAAGTCTTGCGTGCTTTATTTTTTAAGGCAAAAGGTCCTCTTTTACAAAACTTTTGTTAAAGTCACTAAAAACATAACCTTAGTTTGCTTAATTCATAATATTTACTAATAAAATACTTCCCCTAATATGAAATTTCGGCGCGATTCTCTGGcctttaaaatttttgatggTTTGAACAGACCATAAATGTTTGGGTCATATCAATACTAATACCACCAAATCAAACAAGTCTTTTACATCCCAATCAGAGTTGTAAATATGGAACAGATTCCAAAGACATGTGATTGGAACAACAGATTCCAAAACcatgttcaatatgcaagaagaagttgaatcttgatcTGCAGCATCCCTACAACATCTTTCATGTTTGTCCTTCTTGCCGGAGATTCAGCACAACAATCTAATGCAACTTCCATGATTGAAGCCACAACATCTAGCTCCTTCTGATTACCCTGTGGTGTTACCAAGTTGGAATCTACGACGTCCATTACTGCTCCAAGAAGTGAATAACTCGCCCATTGCTTCAAGCTAAGATCTCCCTCAAACTCATTAGGCTTTCTCCTAGTAAACGTTTCCAGCAACAAGACCCCATAACTGTAGATACCACACTTTGTAGACACTAGTCCATCCAGTCCATACTCTACAGTCAAACAATTCATTTAAAGATGCAATATGCTTTCTAGGtgggaaaaaaagaaaggagtAATCAGCAAAACTAAGAGACGTACCTGGCGCAATATACCCCAATGTTGCTAAGGTTTTAATGTAAAAATCACACTGATCTTCACCAAGCAGTTTTGAAATGCCAAAGTCGCTGAGGTGGGCAACCATATCTTCATCCAGCAAGACGTTACTAGGCTTCAGATCACAGTGGATTACAGTCGATGAGCACCCATGGTGAAGATATTCCAACACACACGCCACATCTATCATTATGCTTAGCCTCTGCCTGATGTCTAAGAAGTAGTTGTGCGAATACAAATGCTTCTCAAGACTTCCATTAGACATAGACTCGAGCACTAAAGCCTTAAAATCAAGATTGGAACAACTAGTAATGACTTTCACGAGATTCCTATGGCGAAGGTTCCGTAAAACTTCACATTCTGTATCGAAACTCTTGAATCCCGCATCCAGTTGCAGACTGAACACTTTAACTGCAATGACAGCTCCACTTCTGAGAACGCCTTTGTAAACAGTGCCAAAACTTCCCGAACCAATCAGATTACACTCACTAAGCTCATCAGTTGCTTGGAGCAATGCATAGTATGAAATTCTTTCTCTTGTTATGGTGGACAATGAATCATCTTGTTGAGGAACTCTTTTACCTTGCCTATACCTTATCCATACGAACACAAAAGAGATGGGAACAAATAGAAGTGCAAGTCCTAGCAGAAGAAATAGAACAAGcaattttttcctatttgatttGTGCTTTGCTGAAGTGGGGCATGGTgggacactaaatcttgaagaacCGCACAATGCTTCATTGTAGATGAAAAAACCACTCGAGAGGTTCCTGAAAGGACCTCCCGAGGGTATTTCACCATACAATTTGTTGacagaaatattgaaatacttcAAGTTTTGAAGTTTCTCCAAAGACTTAGGAATGTTTCCGGATATATTATTATGAGAAAGgtctaggaattccaaacctatcATGTTGCTCATTGAGTCAGGTATAGGTCCTTGCAACTTGTTATGTCTCAAAGAAAGGTACGCCAAATTTTGTAAGCCTCCAATTTCTCTAGGAATTTCATTTGAGAATTGATTCATCGACAGATCCATCTGGGTCGCAGCctttagatttccaatttctGGAGGTAAAGAACCTACCATCTTGTTTGACGATAAGTGAAGAACCACTAGATCTTGAAGTTTCCCTATGCTTAGTGGTATATTGGAACTCAATTTATTGGAGCCCACATGTATCTCCCTAAGGGAAGTAATATTCCCTAAACAATTAGGAAGAGACCCTGAAAGTTGATTTTGACTGAAGTAAATAGCACCCAAACGCTGCAATTTACAAAAATTATCTCCAATAGTTCCTGTTAATTTGTTGTTAGTCAACACGAAGCGCTGAAGGCTTCTCAACTTGCCAATTGATGTTGGAATCGATTCGACCAAGTTATTTCCAGAAAGATCAAGGTCTAATAAGCTGCTTAAGTTCCCAACTTCAATTGGAATTCGCCCTCTGATTTTGCAACTGCTGGCGTAAAATTTCATTAGAGACTTAGAAAAGTTCCCTACAGAGACTGGAAGTATGCCATTTAGTGGGTTAAGATATAGAGAAAGATACTCTAAATTTCTACAATTGGTTAAGGAAGTCAGGAAGCTTAATGATGAATCGCTGGTTAAATTGTTTTCCCCTAGATTTAGTAATTGTAGATGAGTCAAATATCCAAGAGAATTGGGAATCAAGCCTGTGAGTTTGTTGTAAGAAAGCTCTAGAATAGTAAGTTTTGAACAATTTGATATGGAATGAGGAATAGTCCCAACTAGATTGGTTAAGTTGCCCAGATAAAGCACTTCAATGTTGGGTAACATAGAACCTATATTTGGTGGGAGGCTTCCTGATAGATCGTTATCTGTAAGACCAAGTATTCTCAGCCCCGATATGTTGAAGGTCTCCATATCAAGTGAACCACTAAAATTATTGGTCGAAAGATCAAGTTCCTCCAACTCAATGAGATTGCTTATCTCTTTGGGTATTTCACCTGGAAACACATAGTGGATTACTAGTGAGTTTAAAAAGTTGGTTCAATCTAGTAAACCTAATTTGTCTAAGATATAAGAATTGCGTCTTATTTAAGTTGTCAATCTCTCGTGGTAAGAATCCACTAAGATTTTGAACAGAAATATATATGGAAGATAAATATATTTGAACAGAGCCATTAAGCTCGCTTTTCTCCATGCCTAATACCACCAAACTTAGATACCTCAATTATTCAATAACTGAAATTATTCCTGCTATTACTGTGTAATAAGATAAAATTCCGAAGCAATTAGGTACAAGCATTCATAAGATAAAAGCATACCCGTGAAATGGTTACTTCCGAGATACAAAAACTGCAAGGTACTCAATCTTCCAATTTCACTATGTATTGGTCCATCAAACTCATTGCCCGTTAAAGACAAAAGTTGAAGTTGTGAACAATTTGCTAAGCTTGTAGGCATATGACCGTGAAGCTTGTTATAAGACAGATAAAGCCCTTCGAGTATTGGGACACCATTGCATAAACCATTGGGAAGACT is a genomic window containing:
- the LOC107869897 gene encoding probable LRR receptor-like serine/threonine-protein kinase At3g47570, with translation MKKSNFFQNHEEILLLFKISKPQVISHTIFLLIFALMEKAFSSFLLIVFLLLHNVLASSAMTLTNITTDQLALLSLRSQIISDPSHFFDENWSPTVSVCHWVGVTCDSRHQRVNSMNLSNMALTGRIPHEFGNLTFLVSLDLESNNFQGNLPQEITRLRRLKFLDLSFNNFSGKVPSWFGILHQLQFLSLTNNSFTGSIPCSFSNISTLETLNLNFNYIEGQIPKVIGSLLNLRVLKLRGNNLIGSIPLLLLNASRLETLDISYNSLQGNIPEGIGNLHNMKVLSIQYNQLMSSIPFTIFNISRIEVIAFTGNSLSGSLPNGLCNGVPILEGLYLSYNKLHGHMPTSLANCSQLQLLSLTGNEFDGPIHSEIGRLSTLQFLYLGSNHFTGEIPKEISNLIELEELDLSTNNFSGSLDMETFNISGLRILGLTDNDLSGSLPPNIGSMLPNIEVLYLGNLTNLVGTIPHSISNCSKLTILELSYNKLTGLIPNSLGYLTHLQLLNLGENNLTSDSSLSFLTSLTNCRNLEYLSLYLNPLNGILPVSVGNFSKSLMKFYASSCKIRGRIPIEVGNLSSLLDLDLSGNNLVESIPTSIGKLRSLQRFVLTNNKLTGTIGDNFCKLQRLGAIYFSQNQLSGSLPNCLGNITSLREIHVGSNKLSSNIPLSIGKLQDLVVLHLSSNKMVGSLPPEIGNLKAATQMDLSMNQFSNEIPREIGGLQNLAYLSLRHNKLQGPIPDSMSNMIGLEFLDLSHNNISGNIPKSLEKLQNLKYFNISVNKLYGEIPSGGPFRNLSSGFFIYNEALCGSSRFSVPPCPTSAKHKSNRKKLLVLFLLLGLALLFVPISFVFVWIRYRQGKRVPQQDDSLSTITRERISYYALLQATDELSECNLIGSGSFGTVYKGVLRSGAVIAVKVFSLQLDAGFKSFDTECEVLRNLRHRNLVKVITSCSNLDFKALVLESMSNGSLEKHLYSHNYFLDIRQRLSIMIDVACVLEYLHHGCSSTVIHCDLKPSNVLLDEDMVAHLSDFGISKLLGEDQCDFYIKTLATLGYIAPEYGLDGLVSTKCGIYSYGVLLLETFTRRKPNEFEGDLSLKQWASYSLLGAVMDVVDSNLVTPQGNQKELDVVASIMEVALDCCAESPARRTNMKDVVGMLQIKIQLLLAY